Proteins encoded within one genomic window of Candidatus Binatia bacterium:
- the argS gene encoding arginine--tRNA ligase, with product MKRRVEGLLRRALEEAKTKGALGSETLPPPVVEIPKDASFGDLATPVALSLARSERKPPRQIAESLRAEVLRIDGGQWIASAEVAGPGFLNFRLTNRFWAECLGEVERGLVPRGVEKERILVEFVSGNPTGPLHVGHGRGAVTGDVLSRLLEASGYEVSREYYVNDAGNQIDALGRSAFVRLLELYGGERPFPEDGYPGEYLRELVVAEAENLFVAIAERTGAEVPVDPEGRRRFLETHESVAVDVCGREASRVLLDRIREDLALCEIRFDRFVSERALRESGAVGRVVEELRAKGLAYESDGALWFRSTAFGDEKDRVLVRQSGELTYFACDIAYHLDKLARGYEKLVNVWGADHHGYLARLRAALRAFGHDPERLQVVFVQIVNLTRGGRPVRMGKRSGEFVSLREVLDEVGVDATRFFFLMRKSDSQLEFDLELAKQQSTENPVYYVQYVHARCASLFRQAEALGVPVPAFEEVDFERFSTAEEGELVRGLAAFGDVVEEAAGEREPHRVVFYLVDLAGRFHRFYNRHRVLGEDRDLARARLYLCKVTREVVARGLGLLGVRAPDRM from the coding sequence ATGAAACGCCGGGTTGAGGGGCTGCTTCGAAGGGCTCTCGAGGAAGCGAAGACCAAGGGAGCGCTCGGGTCGGAGACGCTCCCACCGCCCGTCGTGGAGATCCCGAAGGATGCTTCCTTCGGGGACCTCGCGACGCCCGTAGCCCTGAGCCTCGCCCGTTCCGAGCGCAAGCCGCCCCGGCAGATCGCCGAGTCGCTGCGGGCCGAGGTCCTTCGGATCGACGGAGGGCAGTGGATCGCGAGCGCCGAGGTAGCCGGTCCCGGGTTCCTCAACTTCCGCCTCACGAACCGGTTCTGGGCCGAATGCCTCGGGGAAGTCGAGCGGGGTCTCGTGCCGCGCGGGGTCGAGAAGGAGCGGATCCTGGTCGAGTTCGTGAGCGGGAACCCCACCGGCCCGCTCCACGTGGGGCACGGGCGGGGCGCGGTGACGGGCGACGTCCTCTCGCGCTTGCTCGAAGCGTCGGGGTACGAGGTGTCCCGGGAGTATTACGTCAACGACGCGGGCAACCAGATCGACGCGCTCGGGCGGTCGGCGTTCGTCCGCCTTCTCGAGCTCTACGGCGGCGAGCGGCCTTTCCCGGAAGACGGCTACCCCGGCGAGTACCTCCGCGAGCTGGTCGTGGCCGAGGCCGAGAACCTCTTCGTGGCCATCGCGGAGCGGACCGGGGCCGAGGTGCCGGTCGATCCCGAGGGTCGCCGGCGCTTTCTCGAGACGCACGAGTCCGTGGCCGTCGATGTCTGCGGTCGGGAGGCGAGTCGGGTGCTTCTCGACCGGATCCGGGAAGATCTGGCCCTCTGCGAGATCCGGTTCGACCGTTTCGTCAGCGAGCGCGCCCTCCGGGAGTCGGGGGCCGTGGGTCGCGTCGTCGAAGAACTTCGCGCCAAGGGCCTCGCCTACGAGAGCGACGGCGCCCTCTGGTTCCGGTCGACCGCTTTCGGGGACGAAAAGGACCGCGTCCTCGTTCGGCAGAGCGGCGAGCTCACCTATTTCGCGTGCGACATCGCCTACCACCTCGACAAGCTCGCTCGGGGTTACGAGAAGCTCGTCAACGTATGGGGAGCGGACCACCACGGCTACCTCGCGAGGCTGCGTGCGGCCCTCCGGGCTTTCGGGCACGATCCGGAGCGGCTCCAGGTGGTGTTCGTGCAGATCGTGAACCTCACGCGGGGCGGTCGGCCCGTGCGGATGGGGAAGCGGTCGGGCGAGTTCGTGAGCTTGCGCGAAGTTCTCGACGAAGTCGGCGTGGATGCCACTCGGTTTTTCTTCCTCATGAGGAAGTCGGACAGCCAGCTCGAGTTCGACCTCGAGCTCGCCAAGCAGCAGAGCACGGAAAACCCCGTCTACTACGTCCAGTACGTCCACGCCCGTTGCGCGAGCCTTTTCCGGCAGGCGGAAGCCCTCGGAGTTCCCGTGCCGGCGTTCGAGGAGGTGGACTTCGAGCGATTTTCCACGGCGGAGGAGGGAGAACTCGTGCGCGGGCTCGCGGCGTTCGGGGACGTCGTGGAGGAGGCCGCCGGAGAGCGGGAACCGCATCGGGTCGTTTTCTACCTCGTCGACCTCGCCGGTCGCTTCCACCGCTTCTACAACCGGCACCGCGTCCTCGGGGAAGACCGGGACCTCGCGAGGGCGCGTCTTTACCTCTGCAAGGTGACGCGCGAGGTCGTGGCGCGGGGGCTCGGGCTGCTGGGCGTCCGGGCTCCGGACCGCATGTGA
- the fur gene encoding transcriptional repressor, whose protein sequence is MSDPFAVFKEHLKKLGLKSTSQRDVIARVFFDARRHISVEELYREVRRVNPRIGYATVYRTMKLLKECGLASESHFRNGEARYESTVGGHHHDHLICVGCGKIEEFEESRIEVLQAEVARRLGFQITGHKLELYGLCPRCRRRGRKPSAR, encoded by the coding sequence GTGTCGGACCCGTTCGCCGTCTTCAAGGAGCACCTCAAAAAGCTCGGCCTCAAGTCCACTTCGCAGCGCGACGTGATCGCCCGGGTGTTCTTCGACGCGCGTCGCCACATCAGCGTCGAGGAGCTCTACCGCGAGGTCAGGCGCGTGAACCCGCGGATCGGCTACGCCACGGTCTACCGGACGATGAAGCTCCTCAAGGAGTGCGGCCTCGCCTCCGAGTCCCACTTCCGGAACGGCGAAGCGCGCTACGAAAGCACCGTCGGCGGCCACCACCACGACCACCTGATTTGCGTGGGCTGCGGGAAGATCGAGGAGTTCGAGGAAAGCCGGATCGAGGTTCTGCAGGCGGAGGTGGCCCGCCGGCTGGGCTTCCAGATCACGGGTCACAAGCTCGAGCTCTACGGGCTGTGTCCCCGCTGCCGCCGCCGCGGCCGGAAACCGTCGGCGCGGTAG
- a CDS encoding universal stress protein UspA, which yields MIKTILVGLDGSDHARTAARYALWLAEKFRAQVTGLHVVDIVSIEGSFFHDISGSLGFEPYLDFSSKMREALQERGKTLLEAFRKQAEEAGIRAETVLAMGVVANEICERAKTADLVVIGHRGVNEKFSTGLLGSTAESVTRKCPKPLWVSTMQFSEVRRPLLAYDGSQRAAAAMAAAAEFCATLSLPLTVLNVNRDENQGRQILREAEAYLTPYGLEVHFELQQTGNAPERIANYIREQRHDLLFIGAYGHSRIIEMVLGSTTEYVLRNSACPVFLSR from the coding sequence ATGATCAAGACGATCCTGGTCGGCCTCGACGGTTCGGACCACGCGCGCACGGCAGCGCGCTACGCCCTCTGGCTCGCGGAAAAGTTCCGAGCACAGGTGACGGGGCTCCACGTCGTGGACATCGTCTCGATCGAAGGGTCGTTCTTCCACGACATCTCGGGCTCGCTCGGCTTCGAACCTTACCTCGACTTTTCCTCCAAGATGCGCGAAGCGCTCCAGGAGCGGGGCAAGACGCTGCTCGAAGCATTCCGAAAGCAGGCGGAAGAGGCCGGCATCCGGGCGGAGACCGTGCTGGCCATGGGGGTGGTCGCCAACGAAATTTGCGAGCGGGCCAAGACGGCCGACCTGGTCGTGATCGGCCACCGCGGTGTCAACGAGAAATTCTCGACGGGCCTTCTCGGGAGCACGGCCGAGAGCGTGACCCGCAAGTGTCCGAAACCGCTCTGGGTCTCCACGATGCAGTTCTCGGAAGTACGCCGGCCGCTCCTCGCCTACGACGGGAGCCAGCGTGCCGCCGCCGCCATGGCGGCCGCGGCGGAATTCTGCGCGACCCTTTCCCTGCCGCTCACCGTGCTCAACGTGAACCGCGACGAGAACCAGGGCCGGCAGATCCTTCGCGAAGCCGAAGCTTACCTGACACCCTACGGTCTCGAAGTTCACTTCGAGCTCCAGCAGACCGGGAACGCACCCGAGCGGATCGCGAACTACATCCGGGAACAGCGACACGACCTCCTCTTCATCGGCGCTTACGGGCACAGCCGCATCATCGAGATGGTCCTCGGCAGCACGACCGAGTACGTGCTCCGGAACTCCGCCTGCCCCGTCTTTCTGAGCCGCTAG
- a CDS encoding acyl-CoA dehydrogenase, with protein sequence MDFSLSEEDRLLRETVRTFVEEKANACWREIEERDELPAHLLESAREIGLFGLSIPQEYGGLGLGVLQKALVHEMLGRGPWGLASFLSVHTGIGCVGIIRFASEEQKRRYLPRMATGEWLGSFALTEPEAGSDAGALRTRAERKGDRYVLNGRKTFITNAPKAHHFFLFARTPAGISAFLVDAESPGLRIGQVFDTLGHRGSQISEVVLEDCEIPADALVGEEGKGFEYAKQCLAEGRTTLAARCVGASQKALELALEYAANRRTFGKPLLEHQTIAFRLAQMSARTEATRLAVYRSAWLLDRGYPAVRESSTAKYLGAENLWQTVDDALQIFGGNGYVRNEYMIERIWRDARVVRVYDGSSEIQQLVIARRLAKGDLETPL encoded by the coding sequence ATGGACTTTTCGTTGTCCGAGGAAGACCGGCTTCTGCGCGAGACCGTGCGAACCTTCGTCGAGGAAAAGGCGAACGCCTGCTGGCGCGAAATCGAGGAACGCGACGAGTTGCCCGCGCACCTCCTCGAGTCCGCCAGGGAAATCGGGCTTTTCGGACTCAGCATTCCCCAGGAGTACGGAGGGCTCGGACTCGGAGTCCTCCAGAAGGCCCTCGTGCACGAAATGCTCGGCAGGGGGCCCTGGGGGCTCGCGAGCTTCCTGAGCGTCCACACGGGTATCGGCTGCGTGGGGATCATCCGCTTCGCCAGCGAAGAGCAGAAGCGCCGCTACCTTCCCAGGATGGCGACCGGCGAGTGGCTCGGCTCGTTCGCTCTCACCGAACCGGAGGCCGGGTCGGACGCCGGGGCGCTCCGGACCCGCGCGGAAAGGAAAGGGGATCGTTACGTGCTGAACGGACGGAAGACGTTCATCACGAACGCGCCCAAAGCGCACCATTTCTTTCTCTTCGCCCGAACGCCGGCCGGCATTTCCGCCTTTCTCGTCGACGCGGAAAGCCCGGGGCTCAGGATCGGACAGGTCTTCGACACGCTCGGGCATCGGGGCTCGCAGATCTCCGAGGTGGTTCTCGAAGACTGCGAGATCCCGGCCGACGCACTGGTGGGCGAGGAGGGGAAGGGATTCGAGTACGCCAAGCAGTGCCTGGCCGAGGGACGCACGACGCTCGCCGCCCGCTGTGTCGGGGCGAGCCAGAAAGCGCTCGAACTCGCCCTCGAATACGCGGCGAACCGGCGGACGTTCGGCAAACCGCTCCTCGAGCACCAGACGATCGCCTTCCGCCTGGCGCAGATGAGCGCCCGCACGGAAGCGACCCGGCTGGCCGTCTACCGGAGCGCCTGGCTCCTCGACCGGGGCTATCCCGCCGTTCGCGAATCTTCGACCGCGAAATATCTCGGGGCCGAAAACCTCTGGCAGACCGTGGACGACGCGCTGCAGATCTTCGGCGGCAACGGGTACGTGCGGAACGAGTACATGATCGAACGGATCTGGCGAGACGCCCGAGTCGTCCGGGTGTACGACGGCTCGAGCGAGATCCAGCAGCTCGTGATCGCCCGGCGACTCGCCAAAGGCGACCTGGAAACACCTCTCTAG
- the norQ gene encoding nitric oxide reductase NorQ protein yields MTAPPFYLPVGDEVEIFRAAYEARLPVLLKGPTGCGKTRFVEHMAVLVRNGRPPEGIPTNLVTVACHEDLSGSDLVGRYLIQGDETVWIDGPLTQAVRHGAICYLDEIVEARKDTIVLIHPLTDHRRILPIDKRGEILEAHPDFLLVLSYNPGYQSVLKDLKPSTRQRFVTIEFGYPPRDKEARIIAHESGVDLETALQLAKLGEKIRHLKASGLEEGVSTRLLIYAARLVREGIPPRRACSAAISRSLTDEADTQRAIDEVVGAVFA; encoded by the coding sequence GTGACGGCCCCGCCTTTTTATCTTCCCGTCGGCGACGAAGTCGAGATCTTCCGGGCAGCCTACGAAGCCCGCCTGCCGGTCCTGCTCAAGGGGCCGACGGGGTGCGGGAAGACGCGCTTCGTGGAGCACATGGCCGTCTTGGTCCGCAACGGTCGCCCGCCGGAGGGCATTCCCACCAACCTCGTCACGGTGGCTTGCCACGAGGACCTGAGCGGCAGCGATCTCGTCGGCCGTTACCTCATCCAGGGAGACGAGACGGTCTGGATCGACGGCCCTTTGACGCAGGCGGTGCGTCACGGTGCGATCTGTTACCTCGACGAGATCGTGGAGGCGAGGAAGGACACGATCGTCCTGATCCACCCTTTGACGGACCACAGGCGGATTCTTCCGATCGACAAGAGGGGAGAAATTCTCGAAGCCCATCCCGACTTTCTGCTCGTGCTTTCGTACAACCCGGGCTACCAGAGCGTTCTGAAGGATCTCAAGCCCTCGACACGGCAGAGGTTCGTCACGATCGAGTTCGGCTATCCACCGCGCGACAAGGAAGCTCGGATCATCGCCCACGAAAGTGGAGTGGATCTGGAAACGGCTCTCCAGCTCGCCAAACTCGGCGAGAAGATCCGCCATTTGAAGGCGAGCGGGCTCGAAGAAGGGGTGAGCACGCGACTCCTGATCTACGCGGCGCGATTGGTCCGGGAGGGGATTCCCCCCCGGAGAGCTTGCTCGGCCGCGATCAGCCGTTCTCTCACCGACGAGGCGGACACGCAGAGGGCCATCGACGAGGTCGTCGGCGCCGTCTTCGCTTGA
- a CDS encoding FAD-dependent oxidoreductase → MKDGDAESHPWGTPPWRTPGGMPPARFPSRCSVAVVGGGITGLSVASFLARRGVRDLVLFEKDRVGSGATGRSGGIALEGTAAGPPYDLPGCLEALEDLVETEALDCELERGTCWELVHGTGSRMLPWRDEGRPLSVAASVPCAVLDPGALADELARKLARREGVTILEKTPVGRLRRGAIPALETPRGVCEADRIVLALGAYTASLVPVGDSFRSVLTLAVCTDPLPDAALAELGLAEALAFYTLDLPYLWGRRTARGSLVVGGGLLGPLGEEIDLRRGNAARLLRKLTDRVRALHPTLSSVSVRWRWCGPVAFLPDRKPLLRTDPEDERIVVTGAYAGHGLALGVRVGQLVADHLVEGTPLPDWG, encoded by the coding sequence ATGAAAGACGGAGACGCGGAGTCCCACCCCTGGGGCACGCCGCCCTGGAGGACGCCGGGCGGGATGCCACCCGCACGGTTTCCTTCACGGTGTTCGGTGGCGGTCGTGGGTGGAGGAATCACCGGGCTTTCCGTCGCCTCTTTTCTCGCACGCCGGGGGGTTCGGGACCTGGTCCTCTTCGAAAAGGATCGGGTGGGATCGGGAGCCACAGGGCGCAGCGGCGGAATCGCCCTCGAAGGGACGGCAGCCGGCCCGCCTTACGACCTGCCCGGCTGTCTCGAAGCCCTGGAGGACCTCGTCGAAACCGAGGCACTCGACTGCGAACTCGAACGCGGGACCTGCTGGGAGCTCGTGCACGGGACGGGTTCGAGGATGCTTCCCTGGAGGGACGAAGGAAGACCGCTGTCCGTCGCAGCGAGCGTTCCCTGCGCCGTGCTCGATCCGGGTGCGCTCGCCGACGAACTCGCGCGAAAACTCGCCCGTCGAGAGGGCGTGACGATCCTCGAAAAGACGCCGGTGGGCCGGTTGCGGCGCGGAGCGATACCGGCACTGGAAACTCCCCGGGGGGTCTGCGAAGCGGACCGCATCGTGCTCGCGCTCGGTGCCTACACGGCCTCGCTCGTTCCCGTCGGGGATTCCTTTCGCTCGGTGTTGACCCTCGCCGTGTGCACGGACCCGCTCCCGGACGCTGCGCTCGCCGAACTCGGTCTCGCGGAAGCCCTTGCGTTCTACACGCTCGACCTGCCCTACCTCTGGGGGCGGCGGACGGCGCGGGGAAGTCTCGTCGTCGGGGGCGGGCTCCTCGGGCCTCTCGGCGAAGAAATCGACCTCCGCCGAGGGAATGCAGCCCGGCTGCTCCGCAAGCTCACCGACCGCGTCCGGGCGCTCCACCCCACGCTATCCTCGGTGTCCGTTCGCTGGCGCTGGTGCGGACCCGTGGCTTTTCTGCCCGACCGAAAGCCGCTCTTGCGCACCGACCCCGAGGACGAGCGGATCGTCGTCACGGGAGCGTATGCCGGGCACGGGCTCGCGCTCGGCGTTCGCGTGGGGCAGCTCGTCGCGGACCATCTCGTGGAAGGCACTCCGCTTCCGGACTGGGGCTGA
- a CDS encoding putative 3-methyladenine DNA glycosylase, translating into MKILPFSLESCPPRRGPLDREFFRRDALVVARDLLGTLLVHESPEGTAAGYVVETEAYRGPRDRAAHSFGGRRTARNEVMYGPPGHAYVYFVYGMHYCFNVVVADVGVPHAVLVRALLPVRGLDLMRERRGRSVEDRRLCQGPANLCRALGIDRRHNGADLLDGPLRIEPGLEVPDRAVGRAARVGVSYAGADARRPWRFYVRGEPSVSALPTVVQGTRRRAAPHGPGR; encoded by the coding sequence ATGAAGATCCTCCCGTTCTCGCTCGAATCGTGTCCGCCGCGGCGGGGACCGCTCGATCGCGAGTTTTTCCGGCGTGACGCGCTCGTGGTGGCGAGGGATCTTCTCGGTACGCTCCTCGTGCACGAGAGCCCCGAGGGGACGGCCGCCGGTTATGTCGTGGAAACCGAGGCGTACCGGGGGCCCCGGGACCGTGCCGCGCACTCGTTCGGGGGACGGCGAACGGCCCGCAACGAGGTGATGTACGGGCCCCCGGGTCACGCTTACGTCTACTTCGTCTACGGGATGCACTACTGCTTCAACGTGGTCGTCGCCGACGTGGGCGTCCCGCACGCCGTGCTGGTTCGAGCACTCCTTCCCGTCCGGGGACTGGATCTCATGCGCGAGAGGAGAGGGCGAAGCGTCGAGGATCGACGGCTCTGCCAGGGGCCTGCCAACCTGTGCCGGGCGCTCGGGATCGACCGACGCCACAACGGCGCGGACTTGCTCGACGGCCCGTTGCGGATCGAACCGGGGCTGGAAGTTCCCGACCGTGCCGTAGGCCGCGCCGCGCGCGTCGGAGTTTCCTACGCGGGAGCCGACGCGCGGCGTCCGTGGCGTTTTTACGTGCGCGGGGAGCCGAGCGTTTCGGCCCTTCCTACCGTCGTGCAGGGGACGAGGCGACGCGCCGCCCCTCACGGTCCGGGCAGGTAG
- a CDS encoding UPF0272 protein — protein sequence MRVLYWDAFSGIAGDMALGSLLSLGVPLGEVEAILGALPVGGFRLRAFPKRVGAVRATKFDVEVEHGREHGHRKFREIRRWIEESELAPAVKEKSLAVFARLAEAEGKIHGVPPEDVTFHEVGAVDAVVDVVGTVGALEFLGVRRIFVSELPGGSGTVDSAHGPIPVPAPATVELLRGFRLRAGDGSGELVTPTGAALLAGLAETDSEPPPFRVESVGYGAGSRTLRDRPNVLRAVLGEVDDAWEQDEVVVLETNVDDMSPEFYDYVLEKLFEQGALDVFLVPAQMKKNRPGVLLRVLGRPEDRSRLARVLLLETSTLGVRVSRARRWKLPRRTEEVECPYGRVRVKVAEGGEGPPTVAPEYEDCKALARSSGVPLREVYRSALLAYFRKEG from the coding sequence ATGAGGGTGCTCTACTGGGACGCGTTTTCCGGAATTGCCGGTGACATGGCGCTCGGGTCCCTGCTCTCGCTCGGCGTCCCGCTCGGGGAGGTCGAGGCGATCCTGGGGGCGCTCCCCGTGGGGGGATTCCGGCTGCGGGCCTTTCCCAAGCGGGTCGGGGCCGTTCGTGCGACGAAGTTCGACGTGGAGGTCGAGCACGGTCGCGAGCACGGACACAGGAAATTCCGCGAAATCCGGCGGTGGATCGAAGAGAGCGAGCTGGCCCCCGCTGTCAAGGAGAAATCCCTCGCCGTCTTCGCCCGACTCGCGGAAGCGGAGGGAAAGATCCACGGCGTGCCGCCCGAGGACGTGACCTTCCACGAGGTCGGGGCCGTCGACGCGGTCGTCGACGTCGTGGGTACGGTCGGCGCGCTCGAATTTCTCGGGGTGCGAAGGATTTTCGTCTCGGAACTTCCCGGCGGCTCGGGCACCGTCGATTCGGCCCACGGTCCGATTCCGGTGCCGGCGCCCGCGACGGTCGAGCTCTTGCGGGGCTTTCGGCTCCGCGCAGGCGACGGCAGCGGAGAGCTCGTCACGCCGACCGGCGCCGCTCTTCTGGCCGGCTTGGCGGAGACGGATTCCGAGCCTCCCCCGTTCCGGGTCGAATCCGTGGGATACGGTGCGGGAAGTCGGACCCTCCGCGATCGACCGAACGTGTTGCGCGCCGTCCTGGGCGAGGTGGACGACGCCTGGGAGCAGGACGAGGTGGTCGTTCTGGAGACCAACGTGGACGACATGTCGCCGGAGTTCTACGACTACGTCCTCGAGAAACTTTTCGAGCAGGGGGCGCTCGACGTGTTCCTCGTGCCGGCCCAGATGAAGAAAAACCGGCCGGGTGTTCTCCTGCGCGTGCTCGGGCGGCCCGAAGACCGCTCGCGGCTCGCGCGGGTTCTCCTGCTCGAGACCTCGACCCTGGGAGTGCGCGTTTCCCGTGCCCGGCGCTGGAAACTCCCGCGTCGCACGGAGGAAGTCGAGTGCCCCTACGGGCGGGTCCGGGTGAAGGTCGCCGAGGGGGGCGAGGGGCCGCCTACGGTGGCACCCGAGTACGAGGACTGCAAGGCACTTGCCCGTTCGAGTGGGGTTCCGCTCCGGGAGGTCTACCGTTCGGCTCTTCTGGCCTACTTCCGCAAAGAAGGCTGA
- the thyX gene encoding flavin-dependent thymidylate synthase, with translation MRLTAEQQAEVDAARARTYSTRRVTVPALEEILYLPFPVLDHGFVRVVDYMGDDSAVVQAARVSYGKGTKRLRDDVGLIRYLLRHSHTTPFEMCEIKFHVKLPIFVARQWIRHRTANVNEYSARYSILDKEFYVPAPEHLATQSRGNRQGRGEVLEGEEAARVLRLLREDAERAYAHYEEMLNERQDGTILDPSRKGLARELARMNLSLNFYTQWYWKIDLHNLIHFLELRADEHAQYEIRAYAEVILDIVRRWVPITYEAVRDYRLGGFRISRGGLEAVRRMLAGERVRPEDVGLSPREWRELRTKLGLPPEEPETGPSGR, from the coding sequence ATGAGGCTCACCGCCGAACAGCAGGCGGAAGTGGATGCCGCGCGGGCGCGAACGTACTCCACCCGCCGTGTCACGGTCCCGGCCCTCGAAGAGATCCTCTACCTTCCCTTCCCCGTCCTCGACCACGGTTTCGTCCGCGTCGTCGATTACATGGGCGACGATTCCGCCGTCGTGCAGGCCGCACGGGTTTCCTACGGGAAGGGCACGAAGAGACTTCGCGACGACGTCGGGCTCATCCGGTACCTGCTGCGCCACTCGCACACGACTCCGTTCGAGATGTGCGAGATCAAATTCCACGTGAAGCTCCCGATTTTCGTGGCCCGGCAGTGGATCCGCCACAGGACCGCCAACGTGAACGAGTACTCCGCTCGGTACTCCATCCTGGACAAGGAGTTCTACGTCCCCGCTCCCGAGCACCTCGCCACGCAGTCGAGGGGAAATCGCCAGGGGCGCGGCGAGGTTCTCGAAGGGGAGGAGGCGGCCCGTGTCCTCCGGCTTCTCCGCGAAGATGCGGAGCGAGCGTACGCCCATTACGAGGAAATGCTCAACGAACGACAGGACGGAACGATCCTCGATCCCTCGAGGAAGGGCCTCGCCCGCGAGCTCGCGCGGATGAATCTCTCGCTGAACTTCTACACGCAGTGGTACTGGAAGATCGACCTCCACAACCTGATCCACTTCCTCGAGCTTCGGGCCGACGAGCACGCGCAGTACGAGATCCGCGCCTATGCGGAAGTGATCCTCGACATCGTCCGGCGGTGGGTTCCGATCACGTACGAGGCCGTGCGGGACTATCGGCTCGGGGGATTCCGGATCTCCCGCGGGGGCCTCGAGGCGGTCCGCAGGATGCTGGCCGGCGAGCGGGTACGCCCCGAGGACGTCGGGCTCTCGCCGCGGGAGTGGCGGGAGCTCAGGACGAAGCTCGGGCTTCCGCCGGAGGAGCCGGAGACGGGCCCCTCGGGCCGGTGA
- a CDS encoding phosphatase, whose product MVDFRPFRGLRFDPAVAGDPADLVAPPYDVIDGELQSRLYRKSPYNVVRLILGRESDRYEVAAVRFAEWRRKGVLVPEAEPVFYVYVQDFSCPISGRPLSRTGVVGALRLEPFESGWVRPHERTLPKAKEDRLRLLEACRANLCPIFGLYPEDLEVLEPTRRALEAELPAVDVSDEEGCRHRLWPLREERRAREIERGLSAQWVLIADGHHRYETALAFRDRLRERGELSPDHPANFVLAYLCSMRDPGLVVLPTHRVLVDSGRSTREFARELSSVFEVRTCEEPLPPERAEASPEGSEWFGAALRDGPFLLLRVPDSEALGRLLPEFSPEVRRMAVVVLDRVVFSRMLGVEASEAASEGRLRYTRDFHEALEQVRAGRAHAAFFVPPPGIDAIRRAAESGQKLPEKTTFFVPKLLSGLVFRPLE is encoded by the coding sequence ATGGTGGACTTCCGGCCTTTTCGCGGACTTCGGTTCGACCCTGCGGTGGCCGGAGACCCTGCGGATCTCGTCGCACCGCCGTACGACGTGATCGACGGGGAGCTGCAGTCGCGGCTCTACCGCAAGAGCCCCTACAACGTCGTGCGGCTCATCCTCGGCCGCGAGTCCGACCGCTACGAGGTGGCGGCGGTGCGCTTCGCCGAGTGGCGGAGGAAAGGGGTGCTCGTGCCGGAGGCCGAACCGGTTTTCTACGTCTACGTGCAGGACTTTTCCTGTCCGATCTCCGGCCGGCCGCTCTCGCGCACGGGAGTCGTCGGCGCGTTGCGGCTCGAGCCGTTCGAAAGCGGATGGGTCCGGCCTCACGAAAGGACGCTCCCCAAGGCCAAGGAGGACCGGCTGAGACTCCTCGAGGCTTGCCGGGCCAATCTGTGCCCCATCTTCGGGCTCTACCCCGAGGACCTCGAAGTGCTCGAACCGACCCGCCGGGCCCTCGAGGCCGAGCTCCCGGCCGTGGACGTCTCCGACGAGGAGGGGTGCCGCCACCGCCTCTGGCCGCTCCGAGAGGAGCGACGCGCGAGGGAGATCGAAAGGGGGCTTTCCGCCCAGTGGGTTCTCATCGCCGACGGGCACCACAGGTACGAGACCGCGCTCGCGTTCCGCGACCGGTTGCGGGAGCGCGGAGAGCTCTCGCCGGACCATCCGGCGAACTTCGTCCTCGCGTACCTCTGCTCGATGCGCGACCCGGGCCTGGTCGTGCTGCCGACCCATCGGGTGCTGGTGGACTCGGGACGTTCCACCCGCGAGTTCGCCCGCGAGCTTTCCTCGGTGTTCGAGGTTCGAACCTGCGAGGAGCCCCTTCCGCCCGAGCGCGCGGAGGCGAGTCCCGAGGGATCCGAATGGTTCGGCGCGGCTCTCCGAGACGGGCCCTTCCTTCTGCTCCGGGTCCCCGACTCGGAGGCGCTCGGCAGGCTCCTGCCGGAGTTCTCGCCGGAGGTGCGCCGAATGGCCGTGGTCGTGCTCGACCGCGTCGTGTTTTCCCGGATGCTCGGCGTCGAGGCGTCGGAGGCCGCTTCGGAGGGGAGGCTCCGGTACACGAGGGACTTCCACGAGGCGCTCGAACAGGTACGTGCCGGTCGGGCCCACGCCGCGTTTTTCGTGCCCCCTCCGGGGATCGATGCCATTCGTCGGGCCGCGGAAAGCGGGCAGAAGCTGCCGGAGAAAACGACCTTTTTCGTGCCGAAGCTTCTGAGCGGGCTCGTCTTTCGTCCGCTCGAGTGA